The following coding sequences lie in one Micropterus dolomieu isolate WLL.071019.BEF.003 ecotype Adirondacks linkage group LG15, ASM2129224v1, whole genome shotgun sequence genomic window:
- the b3gnt2b gene encoding N-acetyllactosaminide beta-1,3-N-acetylglucosaminyltransferase 2 — MALQRRRLKLVVTVMMVNLFIFILISRHTSQDKNGSHKVNIPSKPFWTKLVPSSAYWNRQQQILDIQNNPVLFANYTDMPDWLNETSLTSDPCQPNFKATTQVKDYNSLPQRFKDFLLYMHCRSYPIMVDQPDICKDPPFLLLAVKSLAPHFDRRQAIRQSWGQAGVVANQTVVTIFLLGTTTAGDHHPDLSEMLHYESDRHKDIIQWDYRDSFFNLTVKEVLFLEWIQTRCSGARFIFKGDDDVFVNTYRILDFLKGLSEPKARDLFVGDVITNAGPHRDKKVKYFIPESMYIGTYLPYAGGGGYLYSGDIAARLHNVSQHVALYPIDDVYTGMCLRKLGLAPEKHKGFRTFNIELKYRSNPCAYKSLMLVHPRTPQEIIQIWAWLNSPDLNCQ, encoded by the coding sequence ATGGCGCTACAGCGGAGGAGGCTGAAGCTTGTGGTGACAGTGATGATGGTCAacctcttcatcttcatcctcatctCCCGACACACCAGCCAAGACAAAAACGGGAGTCACAAAGTCAACATCCCCTCCAAACCCTTCTGGACCAAACTGGTTCCCAGCTCTGCTTACTGGAACCGCCAGCAGCAGATTTTGGACATTCAGAACAATCCAGTCCTCTTTGCTAACTACACCGACATGCCTGACTGGCTCAACGAAACCAGTTTAACCTCTGACCCCTGCCAGCCTAACTTCAAGGCTACTACTCAGGTGAAAGACTACAACTCCCTTCCGCAACGCTTCAAGGACTTCCTGCTTTACATGCACTGCCGCTCTTACCCAATCATGGTGGACCAACCTGATATCTGTAAGGATCCTCCGTTCCTGCTCCTGGCTGTCAAATCCCTGGCACCGCACTTCGACCGCCGTCAGGCCATCCGTCAGTCCTGGGGACAGGCGGGTGTTGTAGCCAATCAAACAGTGGTTACTATCTTCCTTCTCGGTACCACCACAGCTGGGGACCACCACCCGGATCTGTCAGAGATGCTGCACTATGAAAGCGACCGCCATAAAGACATCATCCAGTGGGATTACCGCGATTCATTCTTCAACTTGACTGTCAAGGAAGTTCTGTTCCTGGAATGGATCCAGACTCGTTGCTCCGGTGCTCGCTTCATTTTCAAAGGCGACGATGATGTCTTTGTGAACACCTACCGCATCCTGGACTTCCTCAAGGGCCTCTCGGAGCCCAAAGCCAGGGACCTGTTTGTGGGTGACGTGATCACCAACGCGGGGCCACACCGGGACAAGAAGGTCAAATACTTCATCCCAGAGAGCATGTACATCGGGACGTACCTTCCTTATGCAGGAGGGGGCGGGTACCTTTACTCTGGTGACATCGCTGCTCGTCTGCACAATGTGTCGCAACATGTAGCGCTCTACCCGATAGATGATGTCTACACGGGTATGTGTCTTAGGAAGCTAGGGCTGGCCCCCGAAAAGCACAAAGGCTTCAGGACCTTTAATATAGAGCTGAAGTACAGGTCAAACCCCTGCGCCtataagagtttaatgctcgtTCACCCGAGGACCCCGCAGGAGATAATCCAGATCTGGGCCTGGCTCAACAGTCCTGACCTGAACTGCCAGTGA